Genomic DNA from Triticum dicoccoides isolate Atlit2015 ecotype Zavitan chromosome 4B, WEW_v2.0, whole genome shotgun sequence:
TGGTATTGACCAGGGTTCAGCAAACAGACGAAAAATGTTCATTATATTTGGTGTCCCTGAGAATCCCAGACCACTCCGATTCAAAAATCAAAATTTAACTTTGTCCAGTTTGAACGGTTAGCAAATTTGAATCCAAAATTATGTTGGGGGTTCTCGAGCTGTTGCCACACTTGTTGAGAAGCAGGATCGACCATGGAGCGGTTTCTATTCCTAAAATAGCTTCCAAATCTCTGGTATTGACTGCTAGAGGTTCCAGTAACTACCTATCTTGAACATACTAAATGGTTAGACATTTCAAGATTGGAAGAGCATGCTAAGAATTACTTTTTGAAATACCCATAAAGCTCACAACATTTAACTTGATCAGCGTTTTAAAGGAACCATATTAAATACTAGAATACCTTGAGTTGCATTAGACTTCTGTAAAGTTCAGAATCAAGTGTTGATAATTCATCCAAAAAACTATAGCGCCCTAGAAGTTTTTGCACAAATACTTGTGAAAAACAGTAGTCCAAGAGGATCCCCTCATAGAGTGCTTTGCCGACAACTCGACCAAGAAATTCAATCATATCAATGCCATTGTCCAAAAGCTTAGCGGAACTGCTTGGAATTATGCTACTATCAGATGTTGATGTTTGTGTAAACAGTCCATATCTgttcaaagaagaagaaaaaagataaTATCAAAGCTTCTGCATTGGAGAAACAAAAGATTAAAGGGCTTGTAATTTCCCAGAAGGCGTACTCTGGACTGAAGGCAGCCTTGGACAGATCAGTTAAGAACTCCTTTGATAGACCACCATAGTCCAAACCAGCTTCAGGGAGGCCACATTCACTGACAAACGACACATGAATGCAAGATTTCAGCTTAGATCTAAGACAATTCAACTGCCTATATCCATCTTCAACGATATGACCTCGACGAATGACTATCTCGATGGATCCTGGACCTGGCCCAGAGACTTCACCGTTAGCTCTTCTTGATGCTTTGTCTAACTCAATAAATTCTCTAAACATCTGCACTCTGAGTAAAATACATCAAATGATGTTAAGAATAATTAGTATCGGATAAAATTGCTACAATATTAAAAAATATGCCCTGCGTGTAAAAATAAATTTGATGTAGCCACTCATCGAGCAATCCCATAAAATACACtaagatatactccctctgtagactaatataagaccttttagatcacTGAAGTAGttgtctaaaaggtcttatattggtTTACAGAAGAAGTACTTTGTTTTTAGGTTCAGCCATGTGCAGCATTGCATTCAGTTATGTACTGCAATACAAGAATAATAGGGCCAATGAATAAACCTAGACAGTTAAATACCTCTCCTCAAACGGATATACATGTGGTACTGTGGTAAGTACAGAGCTGCGGGTAGGAATTCCTGAAGTAGTTCCGACTAAACTAGCAAAGGCTGCCTCATGGGCTCTGGCAGCAGCTGCAATTGGAATTCTGCCAGTTCTGGCGGGTGACAACCACAGAGAACTGGGACAGAACCTGTGTCTGCTGTCCCTTTCATAGAGTAGATTAAGACATCTCACAGTCACGTCAATAAGAGGCTTGTTGCCACTTCCACTATTCTGAAGGAAAGAGTTATACACAAACGTATTGAGTGCTGATGCAATCTTCCGTTGTTGCTCTAGAGTAAAAGGAATCTGTGGAAACAGAGAAGGGAAAGCACATCATCAATACATTGGTGGAGAGAAATAGACAGAAAGATGGTGTGTGGATGAGGCAATATTACCTGTTTCTCATAAAACTCAATATCATCTAGCACAAGTAATAGATGTCCATATATTGCACAGAACAGATGCAACATGTGATTTACATCCTTCCCGATACCTTCAGATCCTTGCCTCATAGTCTCGATATCCCACAAAATTAATGCATCGTCATTAGAATTCTCAGAAGTCAAACTGTCACTCAAATTGGTGTCATCTGCATCATTTGATTTTCCTGTAATCTTATGGAACACATTTGCCCACTTTTTTGGTGTATCCTTGGCATTCCGTCTTTGCTTTGTGGAGGATATTTGCTCACCTGAACTACTTCCAGCCAATTGTTTTTCATGCTCAGGTTCCTGTGATTTGTGGCCAGTTTGCCCAAAAATTGATATTTCTAACGTTCCCCACAAATCAACAAGAAATCCCGGGGTGAATGAGAGCATGTTGAGAATAGGCAATGGACCAATAGATGGGTTCAGGGAAGAGAAAATTCTGAGCATGTAATAGTAAAAGCATATAATATCCGTTAACTTTAGGCTCCGACATTTGACCTGCCTTTGATCTAGGTCATGGTTGGTTTCCCTCTCGCGCGGAACATCCTCCTTTGCCAATATCAATAGCTTTCTAAGGTGCCACTGCTGGTAAATTGGCTTTAGAAGGTCCATAAACAATGTTCTCGTGCGGCAGCTATCACTGGTGTCAGCTTCTTCGGTAATTGATGTATTATTGGCGGCCCTATCATCAATGCAATGAAGCATTCCCTTGCTTTCTTCAAAACATTTCAGTAAGTTTTGGGAAATACGGTTAATAGCATCAACATATAGGCAACAATCTAGCCCTTGAATGAAGCAACCCAAATTGGATAAATCATCATGCTCCGTGGCTAGAGTTATAAGATTTCCAAGAGCCCAACCACAGTAGGGAATGGTACTGTTATCAACACTAGAAACCTCTGACTGCTCCAGTTTACTTATTTCTTCAAATATTCTATCCTTCGAGGTCTGCTACCACCTGCCATGGCTTGATCAGTTCGACATTTAAATTCCAATATTTAAAAAAATCACACCAactaaattataaactttttggtaTCCCTAGAAGGATGAACGTGTCAGGACACTACAATTCTGCACTTACAATGGAATCAACTTTTTTAATCAAGATGCCACAGTGATGAGTTGTCACTATATAGAAATACTAGGCCTAAGAACTTGCAGATGGTTAGAACATGGTAATGGAATAATATCTTTCACGAATTTGCAACTGGTTAACTTAACATTAACCGCTGGAATGATAAATTAAAATTTAATAGCTAGTGTCATAAAGAATTATACAGCAGTACATAGACCACTAACAGAGTATATATAACTAAAAAGTAAGAATAAAACAATTACCACTTCAAAAATATTAGCGGATCAACTATAACATACAGGTTTCAAGCTGCAACAATTGAGGAATACTACACGGATAGAGCAACTCATTATCATGTCAGAAACACAGGAATTTATTAGTTCAATGTCTGACTCCTTGGAGAGCAAAAGCTTCTATAGAAAATTAATGCAACAGCATACCAAATGCCTATGTCCATATCAAAATTTGAAGACCCTTACCAGTAAAATGCTGAGAGACGGTTGCAGTACAGATATGTGTTTTAGAGCAGGTAAAAGAAGAGGCGGCAGACGTTTGCAAATATACGGAATTGTGAGTATAAGTGTGAAGTATTCCTTTGCAGCACCAGTTAGATCAACACCCATGTCTGCTCTTGTAGAGTTGAAAGGGCGCAATGCAAGAGTGACTGCACTAGCAGTAACCAGGAGCTGCTCATCTGGTGCAATCGCAGAATCTATCTTCCCTGGGGTAACATGGGGACCAAAACATTTTATATATCTCCTCACACACCTATATGTACCACTCTGTCTTGTGCCAATAAATTCAATCAAAGTCTCCACAGAGGCATCAGCAGCTCTAGTATTCTCACTTGTTAAGTTTTTCCATGTTTTGCAATCAGTTAATGAGATGGCCAACCGCATAGTAAGAGTACTAATTTCAACCATGTTTACATCCTTACAACAACAATGATCACACCTGGCAAGAATGCAAGAGCACAGCGAAATCAGCTTCTTTGCCTGATAAAGCCAAATAGACCTCTCTTCTGGAAAACCCACAGCAAAGGAACAGAAGTTTTTGCTTCGATCTACATAGAAAAGATACATGTCAGTTGAAAAGGAAAGTGCATCTTCTAAAGGTGTGTGCCCAATTTGTGTGTGTTTTTGCAGCAAGCCTGAATCTAGTCAAGTTCAATTTTTTTATGCTCAGCCTAATTTACCATATTGCACTTTGACATGATGCTGATATCATCACATTCTGCACTAAACATGTAATAATTTTGTTTTATCTTCAAATATGCATGCTGGCGAGCTTCTATCAGTAATCAGCCAAGCGCCAACAGCCAGCAGACCAGCTGTCAGTTGAGAAACATTGGCCTCCACTCGACAACCAGTTTCCCACTGATCATACCAGAGGAATTCAAGTTGGAAAAAGTCAATCTTCTTGAAAATCGACGGATTTAGTACCATGGCCAGGAGGATGTGCACTGGCATGGTACTAGGAACGTGTCAGACCAGCACAAGCTTTACCCCTTTTCGACATCCTGCCCGCCAGGTAGTGAACTTCCCTGCGATCCGATCAACCAGCGCTTGGAGAGTGGATGATGGAATTTGCCGAACTGACAGCGGCAGCCCTAGATATGGGATGGGGAAATTGGTTATGGGGCAGGACAGGCCGTCACCGATGGCCTCATTGCCGCAGGCTGGCATTGGGTCGGTGCAGTGGAGCACATCGAGAAATAAACGAAGCAGCTCATGTATCGTGCCATGATCCTGATTGTCTAGGTGACAGAAGATGACAATGTCATTGGCAAAGAGGGAAACGCTCAAGGCAATATGATGGTTGGTGAGGCACTGCAGGAACCCGTCTTTGACTACCCGCTGAATCAAAGTGTTCAGGACGTCAATGAAAATCACAAAGAGCATCAGCGACAAAGGGTCGCCTTGGCGGAGTACCAAATAACAATCATGACTAATTTTGAATATGAATACAATGGCATCAATTTTGTGAAACATAGCCCACATGTTATTAATTAAATTATTGGTCAAAGCATGAATTTGGGTAGGTCAAAATACGCCTCGCATATAGAAACATAGGGAGTAGTTTATTTCTCTTAAGTTTAAAATTAATTTATTGTAAACTAGGACATCCCCATACAGGGATCGAAAATTCTATATATTATATTTATATTATCCTCAAAATTAGAAAAGGAAAAGACTCAAAGAGGAATATGTTCCTAAAATGCTCAAGCTTACCACACATACCAGAATCACTGAAAGCAGAAGTTTGATTAATAAAAAGGCATACCCATTGAGTTTATGCTATTCAAGATGATTTTGAAGCATCTTGAGATAGACTTCACAGTCTTGGTCTGTTGCCAATTGTACCAGCTTGATGGTTGAGTAATGAAGAAAAGAAATGGCCTAAGCATCTTGCTCGATATCCATTGATTTGTCAGGTTGATGTCAGGCTGGTTTACTAATACTTCCCACTCTTCATGAAGTTGTTCTGTAACCTTTCTGATAAGATGGTATCTTCTCCATATTCGCTGGCAGAAGTAAAACAGTAACAGGGAAATCCATTATATGAGTATACAACACAAAATCATTGAAGCAAAGCACAACACCTATGTAGCTCTACATGAACACTTTGACAGGGATGTCGCATCTATTTTGACTACATTGGGAATTTTATATTATGTTTTTTCTTCATGGTTGGCAGAAAAACACATGAAGAAATTTACAAATTTATAGGTGCTTCAGGATATGATTATAAGGATAAACGATAAAATAATCTACTGACAGATCACCAAAGGCATGCTTCgttatatttattaaatattccagtTTGTTAGGGCCTCCATATCCATCAACTTACTAGAAAATTCAGAAGGTGTTTAACATCAAATACCTTCCAGCGATGTCTGTATAGAGGGACATTAAACAAAAAATCAGAAGGTGTCAACACCACAAGTACCGATTCAGTTGCCCATAAAGGGAAGTTAGCAGATACATAGCCATGTCGTTCAATTCTATTGCCCCCACGTAGCTCTCAAGAACTTCCTCTTCCCCGTGTCTACTATAAAGCTGTAGATCTCTCATCCATCTGTTGTTATTTAGCCCTCTCCAGAATAGTTGTACCAACAACTTCATCCTCTGTCAGTGTCAGCCAAAAAGGTCGGCCACAAAAATGAAAAGGCTAACAATATCAATGTTTGACATTATCACTGGTCTTTGCCTCGTGTTAGTCACGAACATCACATTCTGCTAGCCGTATGAGCATTATCGATATGCTCAAGCTAAGCACATGCTCATCGTTCACAGTAGAACCATTGAAGCTTCTGTCTTATGTATAATAATTATGTCATTTACTCTGATACCCGCGAATAAACAAATAGGATGAACAATGAAATCATGAATCCTTCTTTTTAAATCGTCATTTGAGATTTATTAAGACCTTGTGAATTGCTAGTGCTCTTCCTTGAAACCTGTCATTAGTTTCTGAGTAGTTCAGCAGGATCTCACGATCAAACATTTTGAGAATCACAGTGAGTCAAGTCTAGCAAACTCTTTAGGGCGATGCAAGAACCAAAAATCAGCGAGTCGTTACGCTTCAATAGTTCATCCAACATGGGGGTAGGTTGCGGCGTGATTGAAACTACGGTCTTAGGATTTCTGCACAGCTTCTGGAGTGTGGAGTTCATTCCTACTTCAAAGTAGAAAACCCCACTGATCTCAAGTTTCTTTGTTAGGACGCTGGTGCGGAAACCTGAACCCAACTCCTAGATTCGGCACCAGCAACACTAAAACCTACTTGTGCCCAGGTCAAGATTGTTTGTTACTAGTTCAATGTGCATCTAAATTTTTTATTAGTACTCAGGATTCACAAACCGCTAGCCAGAAGCCCAGAACCACAATTAAAACAGCATTCCAGAAATCTCCCTATGTGATTCAGGCCAGGCCAATCAAATCGGTGTCCCCaaattcttcaggtcaattgtttgtgcCAGACAGACGAGGCGCAGCCAGATCCACCAAAGTATAGCAAAATAAATTGAGCAAACAGCCCATGGTCATGAGCAGCGATCAGAATTCGGGATTCCAGATAGATTAATTGGGCGCGGGGGTGGGCTGGTGGATGGTGGTCGGGTATAGTGGCACGCAACAGGTGTGGGCGGCTGAGGAGGGGGGGGCGGGTGCGGCGACGGCGGGTACCTGGAtggtgagggcggcggcggcggcgcggcggaggtgGCTACGGAGCTGGCGCTCCTCGGAGACCTTCTGCAGCAGCGCGTCGCGGGTGATCTCCCTGGCGCTGGACCCCCTCAGCGACACCTGCGGGCAAACTGTTTAGGTCGGGGAGGGAATGGGCGGAGGAGggcgagaggggagggggtgggtaCCTGGCGGTGGCCGGAGGGCGGgaccgacatcgccggcggcgaggaggtggAGGGAGGCTGCTTCTGCATCCCGTGGCGCATGagccgagagagagggagagacagatGGACGCGTCCGCCCGCGAGTGGGCTGTCTGTCGTCGCTAGGCCGAGCCGAGACCCGGTCTGAGAAGGAAATTGCATAGTCTCTCTCAAAAAAATTGAATAATAATTTTCCTTTAAATAACGTCAGATTTTTAGGCACGGCAAATCACTTATTATGAAAAATTATATTATCATGAGTATGGCAATTTCTTTAACAATTGTGACGAATCCTTTCCGTGTTCATTTTTTTTGCCAGCAATTGTCATGCTCGCTAAAAGAATGTCATCCTCGTGACAACATAATTTGTCATAAAAAATATTCAATTTTCCATGTCTAAAAGTCTGACATCAGTTTCTTTTTACATAGTACAACACACACAGGCGCAGGCATCATCGCCATGTACGCGTGCACACAAATCTTagactatccacagtgggagtaacataggtagtaacatcacacatatctagataaaatggcaagcaataaatgaagaaaaagaggcatgtggtaacatagctagttactactagtatgagtaacatcacacatatcaaggcaagatgagtctatagcataataaatgaagtgttgcatgttaccacacatatgttactccccactatagaggtagtaacttagattagtaacatgggcatgttactacccattgtggctagtcttacccctatgagcacctttggaAGACCGAGCCGCCATGCCTTAAGTTTGACCAAAAGAAATTGAATAATCACAACAATTTAATGCCACGTCTTGTGATTTTCCCATTTTATAATGTAGTGTGTGTGGATTATTTTCTAAAACCACGATTCATCAACTTTGATcaagtttgcaaaaaaaaaaatgtaCATCTATGATATATACAAAATAAATACCATTATATACATCAGAAGATATACTTGCATATTGTATTTATGTATTTATTTGTTATTATTTATTGTTGGGATATTTTTCTCAATAAGCCTTGTCAATCTCTAAATGGTTTGACTTTTGAAAATGACACAAACACTACAATTATGGAGTTGACGGAGCTGCACTTGTTTTCACACTGATTTCTCATCATGTATCCAGATGGCATATATACATATGCAAATACAGGGAACAAATACACCTGACGACACGATTCACCGTATCGCTATCGCAAAGGGCAGACAAATGATAGGCTGATGTGCTAGGGCAGTTGTTAGTCAGACAAGAGTACACACAACTGCATAAGTCTATTTTGGGAGGGGCACAAAGgaggcaaaaaaagagaaaggctcggcgaacaagcgaacaaaCTAACTTCCCTTCAGAATCAGAAAAAGCAACCCGGGAGTCCCACGAAAGACCAAGATCGTAAAACGATCGATCAATGTGATTATGCAAATGCGCTGCTCGCAAAGGGCAGCCGAATGTAACACCTCGAATGCCAACATCGTGTCGATTCGATCAGACGCTCTTATGTTAATTACGTACATATCTGGCGCTGGCAATCAGTATTTTGATGTACACTTGATGACAATCAGTATTCCTGATTAGCGGATCCTGTGTTTCGTGAATTTTGGCTACACAAGATGAATTCGGGGTCTTTTGGGTTCGATGATCAAATGCTGATGTAAATTATTCTGACTGCGCTTTCGGCGCTCCTTCCATCGCAGCAGCAGTTGCGTTTGCAGTCACACTGTTATCCATGCTGCAAAAGACGAGAGAGAGAGTCAGAGTTAATCGATTGCCTGAATCACTTGAAAAGGAAGCAACGGGGCGTGCTCACGCTTCGCCGTTGCTTGGAGCGACGTCGTAGTTGTTTGGAGCTGGCAGTGCTTTGACATCGGTTCCGGTCTGACACTGGGCGACAGCAGTGTTGCACTAAGAGGGGCATGGAAGATTCAGGGTTCGTTAGGTATGCATAAAAAGCAGCGATCACCCAATGGATGATCAATAGTGATGATGAAGAAACGAACCTGCTCAATTGCAAGCATAGGAGCTTCAACTTTTGCCTTGGAGCAACTTCTCAGGGTGCCCTGCATAAAATCCAATATACAGAAATAAATAGCTGCAAGTCCAAAATGGCAGAACCAACAAGCGCAAGTATGATGAAGTCAGAAAAAGATAATTAAATCTTGAAACTGAAGACAGGTCATTGCACGGAGAATCACCACCACCTATTTCTATGATTCTTTCCGCTCTTAAGTAGAGACAATAGCAGCACATGAGTAACTTGTCTAACACTGCTAAAACGATGAAAAAGATAGGGTCCATTTCTTTTCATATGTAACAGTTTATTTCCTTTCTGCAAGCTTATTTATGGTTCTGACGTCTCGCAGCCATAGAAACCTCGGAGCTTTTCTACTGAAGCAAGTGTATCGGCATATCACATACCTCCATGACTACAGGAAGTAACAAGGGAGAAACTGAAAACTAAATATGTGACAACTTCAACAGGCAGCATAGTTGAATTAACCATGTCTTCATGACTCGGTTGAAATATTCAATGGATCCTTATCCACCAAGTTGCTAACAAGCATGCACCATTGCTGCAAGTCCACAACACTGGGACAAGATGACAGAACAAAGTCGCATTAACATGTGCCCTGTGACACCATCACAGCAAGCATGGTGTTAAGATGACGTTGTTAAGACATGGTTATTTCAATTTGCAACCACACAATGCAACTCCACCTCCATTGAAATATTACTGTGTTTGCTAAAGCATGAAAGGCATATAAAGGGGTTGTTTAGGACattaagaaagaagaaaaaaaaacatgcaTCATACTGTATCTATCAGAAAGGAAGAAAAAATAACAGTCTAGCATGTTAAGGATGAGATTGTACCTTGTTGGCCCACATCAGTCCACAAGCATTGCACAAAGTCCTTGGACCAGCTGGACCACGACGCATTGCCGGTGTCATCTTTTCACTAGTGCCACAATTCTGACACCTGTAACAAGTATGATACGGGGAAAAGGGGTCATCCCTTTCCCGTTCAATAACATAACGACAGAAAAAGTGGATCAAGTGATCAAAGATAAGACAACTTTGATTCTCGAGACAGGAAATCTTGGCCTGAGCCCTGGGAGACAGGATCACAGCCTGGAGAAGGGGACTCCCCCTCCAAATTCGCTCTTCCAACAAATTGCCCCTTCCGACGCTGCATCCTGAGAGATTAGTTAGAAATATGAGCATCAAATTCTTAAGACATGCGATGTTCCTTACAACTAATTGCTACTTGAAGTTGGAACCATGGCTTGACGTCTGATGTATAGGATCTATCTTCCCCTTTTGTACCTCATAGGAACCACTATATTCCCCAACCTAGCCTCTAGCCAGCCATGCCTTGCTTGCAGCATCTACCCTGATGATCACAGACCTCTATATTCCTCAACAAACATGCAGTATGCTATCAGACAGTGGCATATGGCAACCATCATGCCAACCAAGGTCTCAGCTTTTCTTCCTTGTGAATATTTGTTGGATCAAATTTTGACCAAGCAAATACAAGATAGAACAAATTGTGTGGTTCCCTTGGTTGAAGATTTAGGACAAACTAAGATGGATAAGACAACATGTTCAAATGAACTAAAGCCTAAGGAAACATTGTGGGCCACAATATCTCCTCCAATTACAAATATAATGCTTCGAAACTACAGCATTTTTCATACTTAACTGTCAAAATGGATGTAAACTTTAACATATCTGTGTACATCATTTACAGTGTCTTGTTTTTTTCAAGAATGGTAAGGTGGATACTTGTGAATATATATCCACACAAAGGAGCACAAAATAACTGTAAAAAAATAAAGGCCCGGAGAACAGATGACGGCTTACTAGACTCCTTCAGCAAGCAAAAGAAAGATAACACAAAACCCTGCTTCCTACCTTTTCTGAAGGAAAATTTTTACTCTGGAAACTAATTTTGTATGCGATCTTTTTTAAACTCGGGTATCCAGCATTTTTTTAATATATTCCCTTTGTCAAGGTATCAAAAAATCCGTCTGTGCTTTCCAAGGAAAGGAGGGTTATGTCAAAATTTAGAAGACCGAATACATACAGTACATAAGGACCTATTACAGAACTGGTCATCTTAGAATCACTTCTTGCAAGGTCACCTGGTTTCGAAGCATGAATGGCATGGGTCTGATTAAGCAGTAGGCACAACAATGATATGGGTCTGATTAAGCAGTAGGCACAACAATGATATGGGTCTGATTAAGCAGTAGGCACAACAATGATATGGGTCTGACTAATGCAGTAACTAATGAATTAGTTCCTCGATAGATATAATGATAAGGATTATGACTGATCCAAAATAAACTAAATACCGATGCCATGGTGCATGGTTCATTCACAGCTTTACTGATAATACTTGGTGGTACAATAGACAACTGACAAATCTGGCAGGCTAGGTACAAACCTGTGTGCCACTTCTTTGCGTACAGCATAGCGTATTTGCTTATCAAAATTTCTCCCCTTGCGTTTTTCGCGGAACCTGATGAGTGAAGCAACCCTTTTTGCAGGAATGTCTGTCCTCTGAAGTAAATCCTCATAACCCTGCACAAGAATGCTAACATTACATCATAAAGGGACAAACATTGTTGATTAACATATATGCAGCCGAGTAATTTCCACGTACCCTATTTTCACGTTGACTGGGTAAAACCATGGCAGATAAACCCGGTGGAATTTCACCAGTTCCTAACAGTAACAGGACAGCTTGAACCTGGAAAAAGGACTTCAACTTAGATAAAACAGAACAGCACGAAGGAGCACCAAATTAAAATCTGGATATAACAACAGATTTTTCTATATACCTGGATAtaggtaatactccctccgttcctaaatataagtctttgtagagattccactatggactatatacgaaacaaaatgagtgaatctacactctaaaatgcatctacatacatccgtatgtggtccatagtgaaatctctacagaggcttacatttaggaacggagggagtatcaagtaTGGCCATACCAACTAATAATTACAAATCCCTCTTAAAAAACAACTAAAAAGTGTCATTACAAGCCATCATCTACTTGGCTTACAGCTAGTTATGGCAAGAAACCCTATGAGTTGATAGCAAACTGCCAAAAGTGGCAAGGACTAATGCTTCTGCCAGTGGTACAGTACGGAAGTAACCCATTATTGTGAGCTACTGAGGTTATGTACTGTTCAATTCATAAAAACTAGCCTAGTTTCCTATAGGCATCATTGAAGTTGATAATTCTGTGGCTATTCAAATCCCACATGACCAAGGAAAATATTTTCAAGTTCTAACCACCAAAACAAATAGCATCATACTACCAATCTGAGCCATTTGTTTCGGCCGATGTAACTGAACTCGTCACCGTAAGCAAGCGGTGAGATATGCACAGAACAGCTGCACTAACCCTGATCAATTATACAGTAACACGCCTTGCTAGAATGATTAAACCGAAAATTCTCAACATCAAATTAAGTATTCAATCCCCGCGCATGAGTGTCAAACGCATCAATTTGCTAGCTCGGTCGCGTGAGATTTTCGCTTCCATGTAACATGAATGAACACAGAGCGAGGGGGGAGGAGACCTTGTCAGGGGTGACGGACTCGAAGACGTAGACCTCGCCCTGGAACAGCAGCGTCAGCTGGTTCGGGTTCCCCGGAAAGGCCGAGACCGGTTCTGGggccgccggcgacggcggctcctcggcaggtggcagctcctcctcctcctcctcctcctcctcttccaactcatcgtcctcctcctcttcctcctccgcgtCGTCCTCGTCGCCGGCTGCCGCGGCGGCGTCGCGCATCTCGGCGTCGGGCCCCTGGGCGGAGGCCGGGTCGGACATGGCCGGTGGTGGCGGGGCTCACGCAACCCTAGATGGGGAAATGGAAGGTGGTGATGCGGCGCGGGCAGCTTGTCTAGTTCGTGAAACGTGTGGTGATGCGATGGAATAGGCGTGTGGGATCACTCTCTTTTTCCACGTTTCATTTTGCTTGGGATTGCTTTTGTGTACAAAATGATACCACAAACTAAAACATTTATTATTGCTCCTTCATTTTGCTTGGTCGCTTTATGTACAAAAT
This window encodes:
- the LOC119294660 gene encoding GATA transcription factor 18-like isoform X1, with amino-acid sequence MSDPASAQGPDAEMRDAAAAAGDEDDAEEEEEEDDELEEEEEEEEEELPPAEEPPSPAAPEPVSAFPGNPNQLTLLFQGEVYVFESVTPDKVQAVLLLLGTGEIPPGLSAMVLPSQRENRGYEDLLQRTDIPAKRVASLIRFREKRKGRNFDKQIRYAVRKEVAHRMQRRKGQFVGRANLEGESPSPGCDPVSQGSGQDFLSRESKLCQNCGTSEKMTPAMRRGPAGPRTLCNACGLMWANKGTLRSCSKAKVEAPMLAIEQCNTAVAQCQTGTDVKALPAPNNYDVAPSNGEAMDNSVTANATAAAMEGAPKAQSE
- the LOC119294660 gene encoding GATA transcription factor 18-like isoform X2; this encodes MSDPASAQGPDAEMRDAAAAAGDEDDAEEEEEEDDELEEEEEEEEEELPPAEEPPSPAAPEPVSAFPGNPNQLTLLFQGEVYVFESVTPDKVQAVLLLLGTGEIPPGLSAMVLPSQRENRGYEDLLQRTDIPAKRVASLIRFREKRKGRNFDKQIRYAVRKEVAHRMQRRKGQFVGRANLEGESPSPGCDPVSQGSGQDFLSRESKCQNCGTSEKMTPAMRRGPAGPRTLCNACGLMWANKGTLRSCSKAKVEAPMLAIEQCNTAVAQCQTGTDVKALPAPNNYDVAPSNGEAMDNSVTANATAAAMEGAPKAQSE